The Takifugu rubripes chromosome 7, fTakRub1.2, whole genome shotgun sequence genome has a segment encoding these proteins:
- the LOC101073821 gene encoding axonemal dynein light intermediate polypeptide 1-like isoform X2, giving the protein MQQVSSTPSTKADVIQLKESLDTKLQQRGAGQLGICPIRSELYSQCFNELIRQMAVNCAERGLLLFRIGEEIQTTVATYKTLYESSIAFGMRKRLLEEQGNADMQKRISDLEKEKEELKMQLSEQRAKNDASEKKETERQQQEEKKQSDEIQALQRTKRQLMDQLLEIITPKK; this is encoded by the exons ATGCAACAAGTGTCCAGCACACCTTCTACAAAAGCAGATGTGATTCAACTGAAAGAGTCACTGGACACAAAGTTACAGCAAAGAGGTGCAGGACAGCTGGGAATCTGTCCCATACGCAGCGAGCTTTACTCCCAGTGCTTCA ATGAGCTGATCAGGCAGATGGCCGTCAACTGTGCTGAGAGGGGTCTGCTTCTCTTCCGCATCGGGGAGGAAATTCAAACCACTGTCGCTACCTACAAGACTCTCTACGAAAGCAGCATAGCTTTTGGCATGAGGAAGAGGCTGCTGGAAGAGCAGGGCAATGCTGACATGCAGAAAAGA ATATCTGAtctggaaaaggagaaggaagaactGAAGATGCAACTGAGTGAGCAAAGAGCTAAAAATGATGCAAGTGAAAAGAAAGAGACCGAGAGACAacaacaggaagaaaagaagcagagcGATGAGATTCAGGCCCTGCAGAGGACCAAACGGCAGCTCATG GACCAACTGCTTGAAATCATCACCCCCAAGAAGTAA
- the LOC101073821 gene encoding axonemal dynein light intermediate polypeptide 1-like isoform X1, with amino-acid sequence MAASESLLKHEHPVVVNDSPKVSLAPSPPHSKDKSGYKKDSSLHIVDSIFPPRYWAEGNDIWMQQVSSTPSTKADVIQLKESLDTKLQQRGAGQLGICPIRSELYSQCFNELIRQMAVNCAERGLLLFRIGEEIQTTVATYKTLYESSIAFGMRKRLLEEQGNADMQKRISDLEKEKEELKMQLSEQRAKNDASEKKETERQQQEEKKQSDEIQALQRTKRQLMDQLLEIITPKK; translated from the exons atggCAGCTTCAGAGTCTCTCTTAAAACATGAACACCCAGTTGTGGTCAACGACTCACCAAAG GTTAGCTTGGCCCCTTCTCCACCACACTCAAAAGATAAGTCTGGCTACAAAAAGGACAGTAGCCTGCATATCGTCGACTCCATTTTCCCACCCAG ATACTGGGCAGAAGGAAATGACATATGGATGCAACAAGTGTCCAGCACACCTTCTACAAAAGCAGATGTGATTCAACTGAAAGAGTCACTGGACACAAAGTTACAGCAAAGAGGTGCAGGACAGCTGGGAATCTGTCCCATACGCAGCGAGCTTTACTCCCAGTGCTTCA ATGAGCTGATCAGGCAGATGGCCGTCAACTGTGCTGAGAGGGGTCTGCTTCTCTTCCGCATCGGGGAGGAAATTCAAACCACTGTCGCTACCTACAAGACTCTCTACGAAAGCAGCATAGCTTTTGGCATGAGGAAGAGGCTGCTGGAAGAGCAGGGCAATGCTGACATGCAGAAAAGA ATATCTGAtctggaaaaggagaaggaagaactGAAGATGCAACTGAGTGAGCAAAGAGCTAAAAATGATGCAAGTGAAAAGAAAGAGACCGAGAGACAacaacaggaagaaaagaagcagagcGATGAGATTCAGGCCCTGCAGAGGACCAAACGGCAGCTCATG GACCAACTGCTTGAAATCATCACCCCCAAGAAGTAA